Proteins from one Osmerus mordax isolate fOsmMor3 chromosome 21, fOsmMor3.pri, whole genome shotgun sequence genomic window:
- the kif16ba gene encoding kinesin-like protein KIF16B isoform X4, with translation MASVRVAVRLRPMNRREKDLTAKCIIGMEGTKTTISNLKMTDGITGDSVRERTKTFTYDFSYDSSDCKSTTFVSQEKVFKDLGSDVLKAAFEGYNACVFAYGQTGSGKSYTMMGNPEDAGLIPRICEGLFSRIAGMTRWDEASFRTEVSYLEIYNERVRDLLRRKSTQTYNLRVREHPKDGPYVEDLSKHLVQNYSDVEELMEAGNINRTTASTDMNDTSSRSHAIFTINFTQAKFDAEMPCETVSKIHLVDLAGSERADATGATGVRLKEGGNINKSLVTLGNVISALADLTQDAVNTNLKKKQVFVPYRDSVLTWLLKDSLGGNSKTIMIATLSPADVNYGETLSTLRYANRAKNIINKPTINEDSNVKLIRELRAEIARLKALLIQGNQIALLDSPTALSMEEKLHQNEARVRELTKEWTNKWNETQNILKEETLALRKEGIGVVLDSELPHLIGIDDDLLSTGIILYHLKEGRTYVGRDDASTEQDIILHGLDLESEHCMFENQTGTVTLIPLNGAQCSVNGVQVTEPAPLNQGAVILLGRTNMFRFNHPKEAAKLREKRKSGLLSSFSLSMTDLSQSCENLSTVMLYNPGLEFERQQREELEKLEHKRRLIKEMEEKQKCEKAELERLQQEVESQRKESEQVQLRIRRQEESLRCRSQDIESRLRDLLAEKERFEEERGRDTQELDLQRRQQRKQQEEWNEREAQDVEVRRQQEAVERAEQTEIYRELERLKREREEQEVRLEAERRRLEEQEREQLSLVGRLEEQLRERHETAAALLTREDRRRLENETCALAEIREVLLRAKEACERPDGEESWNEVRAAQASYTDFKAAQVEELSQLKEGLRMQKERLEKEVAAERATLALLVQAHKDRQRQLRETQEKGAQDATVLFQEEQRIKQAEQRLQFKERQLATLADSHLPAVAEERQRAAELFERGNTGGDSGRNSPPALDNTLYQVEKELEEKKEQLTLHCASAEQLQQLHDTYEFTSNVARQEEKVRRKEKEILESRGKQQREALEQAVARLQRRHCALRRSISLEPENEELKHKGSILNTARAAPELDQERVEREILKLKQRISESEGSGRSHSVSGDDKSSHTNSPVSPIIASLPGVLPIADERINAYIEEEVQRRLQKINLLNGDTVDLSFSSESLKDDDKQQNHVNPRKLKYERVTSFSLGTNSDCLDPVKICIPRYVLRGQGKDEHFEFEVKLTVMDETWTVFRRYSRFREMHKSLKLKYPELTALEFPPKKIFGNRDERMIAERRGHLERYLRNFFRVMSSSSGSPLRTDSEGRLPLSKHAICEFSSFFKKGVFDYSSHGTG, from the exons ATGGCATCGGTGCGGGTAGCTGTTCGGCTCAGGCCGATGAACAGGCG GGAGAAGGATCTGACGGCAAAATGCATTATTGGAATGGAGGGAACAAAGACTACTATTTCAAACCTAAAG ATGACAGATGGAATTACTGGGgattctgtgagagagagaaccaagACCTTCACATATGACTTTTCCTATGACTCCTCTGACTGCAAAAGCACCACTTTCGTTTCTCaagaaaag GTTTTTAAAGATCTGGGCTCTGATGTCCTGAAGGCTGCTTTCGAAGGCTACAATGCTTGTGTCTTCGCCTATGGCCAGACGGGCTCTGGAAAGTCTTACACCATGATGGGCAATCCA GAAGATGCAGGACTCATCCCAAGAATATGTGAGGGTCTTTTCAGCCGCATTGCTGGGATGACACGATGGGACGAGGCCTCTTTCCGCACGGAAGTCAG TTATTTGGAGATCTACAATGAGCGTGTCAGAGACCTGCTCCGAAGAAAGTCCACACAGACTTACAACCTGAGGGTGAGGGAGCACCCCAAAGATGGACCCTATGTGGAGG ACCTGTCAAAGCATCTGGTGCAGAACTATAGTGACGTGGAGGAGCTGATGGAAGCAGGCAACATCAACCGCACCACGGCAAGCACCGACATGAACGACACCAGCAGCCGCTCGCACGCCATCTTCACCATCAACTTCACTCAG GCAAAGTTTGATGCAGAGATGCCTTGTGAGACGGTCAGTAAGATCCACCTGGTGGACCTGGCGGGCAGTGAGAGGGCGGACGCCACGGGAGCCACAGGTGTCAGGCTAAAGGAAGGAGGCAACATCAACAAATCTCTGGTTACCCTGGGCAATGTCATCTCCGCTTTGG CTGACCTCACCCAGGATGCAGTAAACACCAACCTGAAGAAGAAGCAGGTGTTCGTGCCTTACAGAGACTCGGTGCTGACCTGGCTGCTGAAGGACAGTCTTGGAGGCAACTCCAAGACCATCATGATCGCAA CCCTTTCACCTGCTGACGTCAACTATGGAGAGACGCTGAGCACACTTCGCTACGCCAACCGTGCCAAGAACATCATCAACAAGCCCACAATCAACGAGGATTCCAACGTTAAGCTCATCAGGGAACTGAGGGCAGAAATCGCCCGACTAAAAGCACTCCTCATCCAGGGGAACCAG ATTGCTCTGCTAGATTCGCCCACCGCCTTGAGCATGGAGGAGAAACTGCACCAGAATGAAGCAAGG GTACGAGAGCTGACTAAGGAGTGGACTAACAAATGGAATGAAACTCAGAACATTCTGAAG GAAGAGACCCTTGCCCTAAGAAAAGAGGGGATCGGTGTGGTCCTAGACTCCGAGTTGCCGCACCTTATCGGAATTGACGATGACCTCCTTAGCACTGGGATTATCCTCTACCATCTAAAG GAGGGCAGAACGTATGTTGGCCGAGATGATGCATCAACAGAGCAGGATATCA TTCTCCATGGTTTGGACCTGGAGAGCGAACACTGCATGTTTGAGAACCAGACCGGCACAGTCACCCTGATACCGCTCAACGGGGCCCAATGTTCAGTAAATGGGGTGCAAGTGACAGAGCCAGCACCGCTCAATCAAG GTGCTGTCATCCTGCTAGGCAGAACAAACATGTTTCGTTTCAACCACCCTAAAGAGGCAGCTAAATTAAGGGAAAAAAGGAAG AGTGGGCTACTCTCCTCTTTCAGTTTGTCAATGACAGATCTTTCCCAGTCATGTGAGAACCTTTCCACCGTCATGCTTTACAACCCAGG GTTAGAGTTTGAGAGACAGCAACGGGAAGAACTGGAAAAGCTGGAGCATAAAAG GAGGCTGAtcaaggagatggaggagaagcagaagtgTGAGAAGGCCGAGCTGGAGCGCCTGCAGCAGGAGGTGGAGTCCCAGCGGAAGGAGTCGGAGCAGGTCCAGCTCCGCATCCGGCGCCAAGAAGAGAGCCTCCGCTGCCGCAGCCAGGACATCGAGAGCCGCCTCCGCGACCTCCTGGCCGAGAAGGAGCGCTTCGAGGAGGAGCGAGGCCGCGACACTCAAGAGCTGGACCTGCAGAGACGTCAGCAGCGAAAGCAGCAGGAGGAGTGGAACGAGCGGGAGGCGCAGGACGTGGAGGTGCGGCGCCAGCAGGAGGCGGTCGAGCGCGCAGAGCAGACGGAAATCTACCGCGAGCTGGAGCGGCTGAAACGCGAGCGCGAGGAGCAGGAGGTGAGGTTGGAAGCGGAGCGCCGGCgcttggaggagcaggagcgcgAGCAGCTGAGTCTAGTCGGGCGCTTGGAGGAGCAGCTTCGCGAACGCCACGAGACTGCCGCCGCACTCCTGACCCGCGAGGATCGCAGGCGCCTGGAGAACGAGACCTGCGCCCTTGCCGAGATCCGTGAGGTCCTGCTCCGTGCCAAGGAGGCCTGTGAGCGCCCTGATGGTGAAGAATCCTGGAATGAGGTACGCGCCGCCCAGGCAAGCTATACAGACTTTAAGGCCGCCCAGGTAGAGGAGCTAAGCCAGCTGAAGGAGGGGCTTCGAATGCAGAAGGAGCGTCTGGAGAAGGAGGTTGCAGCCGAACGTGCTACCCTAGCCCTGCTGGTCCAGGCCCACAAGGACCGTCAGCGGCAGCTACGGGAAACCCAAGAGAAGGGAGCACAGGACGCCACCGTGCTTTTCCAGGAGGAGCAGCGAATCAAGCAGGCCGAGCAGCGCCTTCAGTTCAAGGAGCGCCAGTTAGCCACTCTGGCAGACAGCCACCTGCCAGCAGTTGCGGAGGAGAGGCAAAGAGCTGCCGAGCTATTCGAACGAGGCAACACTGGCGGGGACAGCGGCCGCAACAGCCCCCCGGCCCTGGACAACACACTGTACCAGGTGGAGAAGGAGCtcgaggagaagaaggagcagCTGACGTTGCACTGTGCTAGCGCCGAGCAGCTCCAGCAACTCCACGACACGTACGAGTTCACGTCCAACGTGGCGcggcaggaggagaaggtgcgaaggaaggagaaggagatctTAGAGTCGCGGGGAAAGCAGCAGCGAGAGGCCTTGGAGCAGGCTGTGGCACGCCTCCAGAGAAGGCACTGTGCCCTGAGGCGTAGCATCTCACTGGAGCCTGAGAACGAGGAGCTGAAACATAAAGGGTCAATCCTGAACACGGCACGGGCCGCTCCAGAGCTAGACCAGGAAAG AGTGGAGCGTGAGATCCTGAAGCTGAAGCAGAGGATCAGTGAGAGTgaagggagtgggaggagccacTCGGTGAGCGGCGATGACAAGAGCAGTCACACCAACTCTCCAGTCAGCCCCATCATCGCAAGCCTCCCGGGTGTACTGCCCATTGCAGACGAAAG GATCAATGCATACATTGAGGAGGAGGTTCAAAGAAGATTACAGAAGATTAATCTCCTGAATGGGGACACCGTTGATCTTTCATTTTCATCTGAGTCACTGAAG GATGATGACAAGCAACAAAATCATGTAAATCCAAGGAAACTGAAATATGAG CGAGTCACATCTTTTTCTCTTGGAACCAACTCTGACTGCCTGGACCCTGTTAAAATTTGCATTCCTCGCTACGTTCTCCGAGGCCAGGGGAAAGATGAGCACTTTGAATTTGAAGTGAAG CTCACAGTAATGGACGAAACATGGACCGTGTTTAGACGATACAGCCGATTTCGAGAAATGCACAAAAGTCTAAAATTGAAATATCCAGAG CTCACAGCTCTAGAATTTCCTCCCAAAAAAATCTTTGGAAACCGAGATGAGAGAATGATTGCTGAACGACGGGGTCACTTAGAG AGGTATTTGAGGAACTTCTTCAGGGTGATGTCATCGTCTTCTGGTTCACCTCTCCGAACAGACTCTGAGGGCAGGCTGCCTTTATCCAAGCACGCCATTTGTGAGTTCTCATCGTTTTTCAAAAAGGGTGTTTTTGACTACAGTAGCCATGGCACTGGCTGA
- the kif16ba gene encoding kinesin-like protein KIF16B isoform X2: MASVRVAVRLRPMNRREKDLTAKCIIGMEGTKTTISNLKMTDGITGDSVRERTKTFTYDFSYDSSDCKSTTFVSQEKVFKDLGSDVLKAAFEGYNACVFAYGQTGSGKSYTMMGNPEDAGLIPRICEGLFSRIAGMTRWDEASFRTEVSYLEIYNERVRDLLRRKSTQTYNLRVREHPKDGPYVEDLSKHLVQNYSDVEELMEAGNINRTTASTDMNDTSSRSHAIFTINFTQAKFDAEMPCETVSKIHLVDLAGSERADATGATGVRLKEGGNINKSLVTLGNVISALADLTQDAVNTNLKKKQVFVPYRDSVLTWLLKDSLGGNSKTIMIATLSPADVNYGETLSTLRYANRAKNIINKPTINEDSNVKLIRELRAEIARLKALLIQGNQIALLDSPTALSMEEKLHQNEARVRELTKEWTNKWNETQNILKEETLALRKEGIGVVLDSELPHLIGIDDDLLSTGIILYHLKEGRTYVGRDDASTEQDIILHGLDLESEHCMFENQTGTVTLIPLNGAQCSVNGVQVTEPAPLNQGAVILLGRTNMFRFNHPKEAAKLREKRKSGLLSSFSLSMTDLSQSCENLSTVMLYNPGLEFERQQREELEKLEHKRRLIKEMEEKQKCEKAELERLQQEVESQRKESEQVQLRIRRQEESLRCRSQDIESRLRDLLAEKERFEEERGRDTQELDLQRRQQRKQQEEWNEREAQDVEVRRQQEAVERAEQTEIYRELERLKREREEQEVRLEAERRRLEEQEREQLSLVGRLEEQLRERHETAAALLTREDRRRLENETCALAEIREVLLRAKEACERPDGEESWNEVRAAQASYTDFKAAQVEELSQLKEGLRMQKERLEKEVAAERATLALLVQAHKDRQRQLRETQEKGAQDATVLFQEEQRIKQAEQRLQFKERQLATLADSHLPAVAEERQRAAELFERGNTGGDSGRNSPPALDNTLYQVEKELEEKKEQLTLHCASAEQLQQLHDTYEFTSNVARQEEKVRRKEKEILESRGKQQREALEQAVARLQRRHCALRRSISLEPENEELKHKGSILNTARAAPELDQERVEREILKLKQRISESEGSGRSHSVSGDDKSSHTNSPVSPIIASLPGVLPIADERINAYIEEEVQRRLQKINLLNGDTVDLSFSSESLKEEEEVNESRSVRLTDEDDDKQQNHVNPRKLKYERVTSFSLGTNSDCLDPVKICIPRYVLRGQGKDEHFEFEVKLTVMDETWTVFRRYSRFREMHKSLKLKYPELTALEFPPKKIFGNRDERMIAERRGHLERYLRNFFRVMSSSSGSPLRTDSEGRLPLSKHAICEFSSFFKKGVFDYSSHGTG, from the exons ATGGCATCGGTGCGGGTAGCTGTTCGGCTCAGGCCGATGAACAGGCG GGAGAAGGATCTGACGGCAAAATGCATTATTGGAATGGAGGGAACAAAGACTACTATTTCAAACCTAAAG ATGACAGATGGAATTACTGGGgattctgtgagagagagaaccaagACCTTCACATATGACTTTTCCTATGACTCCTCTGACTGCAAAAGCACCACTTTCGTTTCTCaagaaaag GTTTTTAAAGATCTGGGCTCTGATGTCCTGAAGGCTGCTTTCGAAGGCTACAATGCTTGTGTCTTCGCCTATGGCCAGACGGGCTCTGGAAAGTCTTACACCATGATGGGCAATCCA GAAGATGCAGGACTCATCCCAAGAATATGTGAGGGTCTTTTCAGCCGCATTGCTGGGATGACACGATGGGACGAGGCCTCTTTCCGCACGGAAGTCAG TTATTTGGAGATCTACAATGAGCGTGTCAGAGACCTGCTCCGAAGAAAGTCCACACAGACTTACAACCTGAGGGTGAGGGAGCACCCCAAAGATGGACCCTATGTGGAGG ACCTGTCAAAGCATCTGGTGCAGAACTATAGTGACGTGGAGGAGCTGATGGAAGCAGGCAACATCAACCGCACCACGGCAAGCACCGACATGAACGACACCAGCAGCCGCTCGCACGCCATCTTCACCATCAACTTCACTCAG GCAAAGTTTGATGCAGAGATGCCTTGTGAGACGGTCAGTAAGATCCACCTGGTGGACCTGGCGGGCAGTGAGAGGGCGGACGCCACGGGAGCCACAGGTGTCAGGCTAAAGGAAGGAGGCAACATCAACAAATCTCTGGTTACCCTGGGCAATGTCATCTCCGCTTTGG CTGACCTCACCCAGGATGCAGTAAACACCAACCTGAAGAAGAAGCAGGTGTTCGTGCCTTACAGAGACTCGGTGCTGACCTGGCTGCTGAAGGACAGTCTTGGAGGCAACTCCAAGACCATCATGATCGCAA CCCTTTCACCTGCTGACGTCAACTATGGAGAGACGCTGAGCACACTTCGCTACGCCAACCGTGCCAAGAACATCATCAACAAGCCCACAATCAACGAGGATTCCAACGTTAAGCTCATCAGGGAACTGAGGGCAGAAATCGCCCGACTAAAAGCACTCCTCATCCAGGGGAACCAG ATTGCTCTGCTAGATTCGCCCACCGCCTTGAGCATGGAGGAGAAACTGCACCAGAATGAAGCAAGG GTACGAGAGCTGACTAAGGAGTGGACTAACAAATGGAATGAAACTCAGAACATTCTGAAG GAAGAGACCCTTGCCCTAAGAAAAGAGGGGATCGGTGTGGTCCTAGACTCCGAGTTGCCGCACCTTATCGGAATTGACGATGACCTCCTTAGCACTGGGATTATCCTCTACCATCTAAAG GAGGGCAGAACGTATGTTGGCCGAGATGATGCATCAACAGAGCAGGATATCA TTCTCCATGGTTTGGACCTGGAGAGCGAACACTGCATGTTTGAGAACCAGACCGGCACAGTCACCCTGATACCGCTCAACGGGGCCCAATGTTCAGTAAATGGGGTGCAAGTGACAGAGCCAGCACCGCTCAATCAAG GTGCTGTCATCCTGCTAGGCAGAACAAACATGTTTCGTTTCAACCACCCTAAAGAGGCAGCTAAATTAAGGGAAAAAAGGAAG AGTGGGCTACTCTCCTCTTTCAGTTTGTCAATGACAGATCTTTCCCAGTCATGTGAGAACCTTTCCACCGTCATGCTTTACAACCCAGG GTTAGAGTTTGAGAGACAGCAACGGGAAGAACTGGAAAAGCTGGAGCATAAAAG GAGGCTGAtcaaggagatggaggagaagcagaagtgTGAGAAGGCCGAGCTGGAGCGCCTGCAGCAGGAGGTGGAGTCCCAGCGGAAGGAGTCGGAGCAGGTCCAGCTCCGCATCCGGCGCCAAGAAGAGAGCCTCCGCTGCCGCAGCCAGGACATCGAGAGCCGCCTCCGCGACCTCCTGGCCGAGAAGGAGCGCTTCGAGGAGGAGCGAGGCCGCGACACTCAAGAGCTGGACCTGCAGAGACGTCAGCAGCGAAAGCAGCAGGAGGAGTGGAACGAGCGGGAGGCGCAGGACGTGGAGGTGCGGCGCCAGCAGGAGGCGGTCGAGCGCGCAGAGCAGACGGAAATCTACCGCGAGCTGGAGCGGCTGAAACGCGAGCGCGAGGAGCAGGAGGTGAGGTTGGAAGCGGAGCGCCGGCgcttggaggagcaggagcgcgAGCAGCTGAGTCTAGTCGGGCGCTTGGAGGAGCAGCTTCGCGAACGCCACGAGACTGCCGCCGCACTCCTGACCCGCGAGGATCGCAGGCGCCTGGAGAACGAGACCTGCGCCCTTGCCGAGATCCGTGAGGTCCTGCTCCGTGCCAAGGAGGCCTGTGAGCGCCCTGATGGTGAAGAATCCTGGAATGAGGTACGCGCCGCCCAGGCAAGCTATACAGACTTTAAGGCCGCCCAGGTAGAGGAGCTAAGCCAGCTGAAGGAGGGGCTTCGAATGCAGAAGGAGCGTCTGGAGAAGGAGGTTGCAGCCGAACGTGCTACCCTAGCCCTGCTGGTCCAGGCCCACAAGGACCGTCAGCGGCAGCTACGGGAAACCCAAGAGAAGGGAGCACAGGACGCCACCGTGCTTTTCCAGGAGGAGCAGCGAATCAAGCAGGCCGAGCAGCGCCTTCAGTTCAAGGAGCGCCAGTTAGCCACTCTGGCAGACAGCCACCTGCCAGCAGTTGCGGAGGAGAGGCAAAGAGCTGCCGAGCTATTCGAACGAGGCAACACTGGCGGGGACAGCGGCCGCAACAGCCCCCCGGCCCTGGACAACACACTGTACCAGGTGGAGAAGGAGCtcgaggagaagaaggagcagCTGACGTTGCACTGTGCTAGCGCCGAGCAGCTCCAGCAACTCCACGACACGTACGAGTTCACGTCCAACGTGGCGcggcaggaggagaaggtgcgaaggaaggagaaggagatctTAGAGTCGCGGGGAAAGCAGCAGCGAGAGGCCTTGGAGCAGGCTGTGGCACGCCTCCAGAGAAGGCACTGTGCCCTGAGGCGTAGCATCTCACTGGAGCCTGAGAACGAGGAGCTGAAACATAAAGGGTCAATCCTGAACACGGCACGGGCCGCTCCAGAGCTAGACCAGGAAAG AGTGGAGCGTGAGATCCTGAAGCTGAAGCAGAGGATCAGTGAGAGTgaagggagtgggaggagccacTCGGTGAGCGGCGATGACAAGAGCAGTCACACCAACTCTCCAGTCAGCCCCATCATCGCAAGCCTCCCGGGTGTACTGCCCATTGCAGACGAAAG GATCAATGCATACATTGAGGAGGAGGTTCAAAGAAGATTACAGAAGATTAATCTCCTGAATGGGGACACCGTTGATCTTTCATTTTCATCTGAGTCACTGAAG gaggaggaagaagttaATGAATCTAGGTCTGTAAGACTAACCGATGAG GATGATGACAAGCAACAAAATCATGTAAATCCAAGGAAACTGAAATATGAG CGAGTCACATCTTTTTCTCTTGGAACCAACTCTGACTGCCTGGACCCTGTTAAAATTTGCATTCCTCGCTACGTTCTCCGAGGCCAGGGGAAAGATGAGCACTTTGAATTTGAAGTGAAG CTCACAGTAATGGACGAAACATGGACCGTGTTTAGACGATACAGCCGATTTCGAGAAATGCACAAAAGTCTAAAATTGAAATATCCAGAG CTCACAGCTCTAGAATTTCCTCCCAAAAAAATCTTTGGAAACCGAGATGAGAGAATGATTGCTGAACGACGGGGTCACTTAGAG AGGTATTTGAGGAACTTCTTCAGGGTGATGTCATCGTCTTCTGGTTCACCTCTCCGAACAGACTCTGAGGGCAGGCTGCCTTTATCCAAGCACGCCATTTGTGAGTTCTCATCGTTTTTCAAAAAGGGTGTTTTTGACTACAGTAGCCATGGCACTGGCTGA